The sequence TTATCGGATGAAAATGAGAAATCTACAGCCCCGATGACCTGATCCATGTAGTACTATTATTTTCCCTGAAATGTTATTTTCTTAATCCCGAACTTGAGCACCTTGCTCAAACAAAACACATGCTTATGTACACCAAACTAGCACACGAACTTGAGCACGTGTATGTCCCAATGGCTACCGAGCATTCATCAGATTTTTTTATACGGGACAGGAACCTAACACCCATTGAGATTACACGTGTGTTCAGCCGATAGAGACATGCAAACACAAAAACTAGACGACCCACTTGGTCATACAATCAATTACTGGGAAACACTAACTAAATTAGACCGAATTTTAAATGTACTACACACCTCCATTATACGGAAAAAAGgataaaatcaattaatatataatcattACAAAATGTTGGGGATTTTACACCACATTGAGTTTCCCGAACTGTACAAAAGGCAGAAGACAGATTTCAGCAATAGAACCACCGCCCCCCTTTTAGAAGTTTTCAACTCAACGAATGCAAAACCTAAATTTAcctgaaaaataaaaaggaaattcACTTCACATGAAGACGAGGGTATGAACAAAACAAAGTAAAGATATTCTATCCAACAATCTAAAACCACACCTACCTCAAGCTGATATGTACAAAACCCAAACACTGCTACGGCCCCTCAGATCCCCTGTTTGATTATGAATCTGGAGGTATGGAGGATTGCATTTCTTTggaattaaccaaataatctaAATCTATACAGCCTTCAAAAAATCATTCAGAAactaataaaaattattgtggAGAACAAGTTAAACACCAAGAACATGATGACCATGATCCATGCGTAAACCCAAAACTCACCAAAAGAATTAATTCAATTGCACATCTATGAGCTAAAACACAAAAAAAGAACCAGTTGTTGTTTGCCGAAGCACCTTTGAACTCCGATCAAGCCCATGAGAAGCCACCTAGAGAGCAGAATCTAAAGTTAAGGCAGATAAAAACAGAAGCATTGACACAaagaatattataattattattttctcaaCACAAAAAAGTTCTTCAAAGTTAAGGCTGTTGTCTCTCAAAGTCAGTAGATATTTGTtcatgatattgtcagagaaaAGCTGAAAATCACTGGCATAACACCATCTAATCCTATACAAAACCACCATATAGCATAGAATTCCAGATGGGAATATAATAGCTAAAGAAATTTCCTTCAATCATGGCTACTGATATTTGTTCATGATATTGTCAGAGGAAAGCGAATCTGCTTAAACAAACCAGTAAAGGCATAAAAAACTGCATCTAAAAACAAGAGCTAAAGTTAAGGTGCTACACGgtcaaaacatgaatcaaacTATAATAACGAGGGGAAAGAAAGCATTGCCATTTACCATATGAGTCAAAGCTGCATATCGTTCTTCATTCAAAAACAAAGGTTTCCCTCTATGCATTTCAACATCCTGCAAAAATAAAGGGAAAAGGCTGCTGAACTTAGCAATATGGCAAAGGCAGCTTTCATCTTGGGAAGCTAAAGAATTAggtgaaaaattaatttttcaagcaCCATAAGCGTTTAGAAAAACCAATTTACCTCTTCACCAAATGCATCTAAGTAGGGAGATGGCCAAGGTGCCTGCCGTGCAGATCTCTGAAGCAAGATAGTAGTTCTCTGCGACGATATAAGTTTATCATTATCCGGACGACATAAAAGCTCCATGCCAGATATGAAGATAACATGTTGAGGTTTTCATATGCTGACAAGAAAGTAGCATAAATCTAGTCAAATATTCAACGTACTCTAATCAAGAGGAATACACCAATACCAGCACCACAGGCCATCGCATGAGTCTGACAACCAGTTTCCCTTGAGAATAAAGGATCAGAGTCAAAAATTTACTAAGAGCTCAATGCAAGATACCAGCATGGTGCGCACACgcataatatatgttttatgagCACGAATGAGCATTAATCACATCTAAAATAAGATAGTGTTATAACCTGCAGCATGTTTTCCAGCTAGGTGAGCACAATTTACCACACAGCAAGCACAAAGCAGGCTCTTCCTTTAAAGCTCCACAGTCGGGACAACACTTTTTGATATACCTGATGTTTGACAGTCTCCCACATCATTAATAAATTCATGCAAAAATAAGCAAAACTATGGTGCATTAACAAACAAACCCACCTCTGCAACAAATCCTGGTAAAGATGAGGCAAAAGCATTAGCCTAAATGGGACTGGAGGAGTACATCTCACTAGACATTGGGATTTATGAAATCTTAAGGCTTCAGAAAAATGGCGCAGCCATCTCGAAGCTGTGAGTCGCAATTTTTTATCAGCAATAATGACACCAAGTGCGGGAATGCAGAACATCTTCTCAAGCTTTTCAACCTCAGGAAGCTCTTCCGCAGGGTTATTAGCACATTCTGCGTATTCAGATTCATCCCACGTTTGAATCCCATTGTTGAATGGGACTGAATTCGAACAATTTATTAGTTTCCAAAGTAATGCACATCTCCTCAAATAAGGAAAGGTTAGACTACGGATTGAATCATAAATGCCATAAGTAGCATCAACATAATAGGAATCAAAACACTGCACAATTTCTCCGTATTCCCCCACAGCTTTGTCGATGTCAGTGATCAAACAATCATGGCATCCCAACCCACTTATAATGCCTTGTTTTTTTCTGTAGTATGTAAGTATAGCCTGTTGCACAAGATTAAACAAAAGGTCAGGAAAATGTAGCAAGTTTATGTCTTTTACAGGTCAATCAAGAGACATTCTTTTTCACCTGAGTCACAGAAACAACATAAAAAGCATGAACAAGAGACATATAGGATTCCTTGCAAGATAAAATTGGCCACGGAAGACAGAAGAGTGTCCACATTAATGATGAAAAGGCATCACAGGCAAGGACGGGCTCAGAAAGGCGTCTCCATAACTGGGTGTCTGGGTACTGAACTTCTGCTTCAGCATTGTCTAATATATAAAGCATACTACCTGAAAACCATAATATAATACACAACTTCAAATGTAGTAACAAAAAATACAATGTCTAGAAAGAGAAACAAAATTGTGTTGGTCAACATAACTCTACTATTCTCTATGCTCACAAACTACTCATTGTTCATTCATTTGAATTCACAAGCAGGTCATCATATTGAAGTGGGTGAGGTGAAAGATGTGTCATGCTAATGGCCAGAAAATGCAACACAtttgtgggaaactgattatGTGTTTAGAAGAGATAAAAAGTTCAGAAAGCTGTAAGTTAGCGATAATGGCAATTTATTGGGGCCTTGGAAAGAAGAGAACAGACAGATCTTTTGAAGGAGTAGAAGTAGATGCATCTCAGCTGGGGAAGAATATCACATAATGGATTCCACTTTAGGAATGGCTGGATAAATACCTCAAAACAAACCCGTTTAGTTCATATTAATTGAATCGCAACCTGTATTagccttaataaaaaaaagtataacTTGTTTGTATCAGGACATATTCTGTGATGGAGATTTCAACCCACTGATGGACTGAAATGACATGTCATCCTCTGATTGCATAAATTTTGTTTCCAATAAAGGACCAAAAAAACTTGATTCTtcattcaaatttttgaagcaGTGACATTTTCATACTAAATCACAAGAACAAATAAACAgttgaaatttgaaaagaagTAAATGGCAATGAAACATTCATATAAAGTAACCAAAATCGATGATGGCGTTGTGTCTTAACATCTGATATAAGATACAGCTTAaacaaaatacatataaatCACATTTCCATTTGATGTCCCACAATaataaaacaattataaaatcaaTTGATTTCCTTAAAAACATCTTGAGATGTCATTTCTTAAGATTTCCGATTTCAGATACCAGTCGCGAGAAACATCATTCGGGAAAAGTAAACCAGCACTACGAACCATACCTCCTTGTTGGCAAAGGTGACTGGAATACTCGTTTGGAGAAGCGCCATAACATAAAGACTTGGCACAAAGCTGAATGCCTCTTAATCTTAAAAGGACAGTCAGAGAATTTGATGTTCGAATGCTTTGAGTAGCATCCATGAGCAAGGATAATATAAAACCGCTAGAAGAGTTAAGTTCCCGATACAATGTGCCAAGGCTGTAATTTGAACTCAATGAACTCTTTCTTGACCGAGCAGCAATTTCAGTTGATATGAGGGAGTACCTTAGTGTATCCCACAGAATCAATGAGTTGCTTACCCTGCCAGTTTCTAAAATCTTGTCCTGGCCTGGATAGTACACTCCACATAACAGACGAAGGATAGGTTCAAGATTCGATATTACACTCACATTTCGTGATGGAAAAGCTGCTAGATTCTTGTTACTCCCAGCAACATTTGCGGCAGATTGTACTAGTGACAATGCATCTTGAAGACGTAGGGAACCAACCATCTCTGACGAGGTTGAAGGGTAACCAACATCCATGAAATTTCTAGTCGAAACAACTGAAGGCTGAGGAATCTTTCTCAGATCTCCAGGCAATGCTGGGAGAACAGCGTTTGCAAGTCCTCTACACACTGGACAGAGAAACTCGCCCTGACAAATGGTGTGACCACTGTCAAAACAATTTTACAATCCTTAGACCCAAAGGTTCAAGATAGATAAAGGGGTTTTACCTGATCTGGATCCACAATGTGCCCTCCTTCAAAGACAATTCTTCTGATATATCTGCATTCATAGCAAAGCAAGCAAACCAATCCTTTTAATTCATTTCCATGTTTAAAAACAACAATAAAGTTTTATGGTGATATTATTAACATTTAGCCTTTTAATCTGGAGGCCAATGTAAACACAAGCACTGTTGCTGTACATGACAAGTCGGCAGCAAAACTCGTGTCTTCAGGTATGAATAAGATATTCAAATCTGTGGAAGAGAAAGCATAGAAAAATGGAAATCCTAGAGGCTCGACCATCGAACTCAACACTATGGACCTACTTAAAATGAATCAAATGTCGACCTAGCTCTGACAAGTGGAGAAGAGTCTATACCCTTCTGCACAAAAATATAGGATACATTAAGAACATCCAACTACATAGAATTAATCAAGAAACCATGATCTAATTGCGGGAAAAATGACGAAGAAGCAATTTCAAACAAGATAAACCAAAAAAAGCCTCATGCTTATGCTCTTTCAGATGGTTTTGTATTTCAGTCAGGTTTTTCACAGTTCACTAGGCATGAAGCTCAGATATTTCAAATGGTAGGTGGTCTAGAATGCTCCAGCAAGTccagatgatgatgatgtgtgTGTATGTGATTTTTCTCTTGGAGGGTGCGGTAGTGGTTGTGTATATGAGAAAGATATACCTTTCCCTGAGTGATGATAAATAGCGATCAAGACATCCTTGATGCACCGCATGCCCGCAGGAAGAAACATAAATCCCATCACTACCAGCAGGAACAAATTTATCGTGTTCTAAATGCCATGTATTAGCTTCTGACTGCATCCGATCACTCCGAGAGTGATTAATCTTTGAAGCTGAGGGGCCATCTGTTGGTTCTTTAGATAGCGCAGCAATGTATTTACCCAATAAAAGAGATTCAGCACAGCCCCTTCTTTCCATGTCACTTTCAGAGGCTAAAAAAATTCCGTCTTTATTTGGGGAATCTGAATTTTTTGAACCGGATGGAGATCCCTTGATCAACAGATACATGTGTTCTTCAAATGTCTCAAGAGAGGACGGTGTCCCCTCCATCTTGTCTGTTGACATGCAAGGGAGCTGAACATTCTTAAGGGAAGGGAATCTAGCCTTAACAAATTGCAAAAAACAATCAACTTCCGCTGGTTGTCCCAAGGAAGCAAGATCGTTTAAAGCACTCTGAACTACATCGATCAACTGCGAAGATGAAACCACATTGGAGCCATCTGAGATATTGACAGGCAATATACCATTATAAGTAGTGGGGATGCTAGAAACATGCTCTTTGCCAGACTGGGTAACTTGTTCCCAAGAAGGAGGTCCTTTGTCGACAAAACTCAGAAGCCGGGATTTCTATACATAAAAAGTAGGAGAAATCATAATGATGTACAATATATGTTAAATGAAGAGCTATAGTATTTAAATTGATTGGAACACAATCTCACGTCAATGAAAAATGAGAAGAGGAAAATTCTTACCTGAAGAAGAACTAAGAATGATACAGGACTTCTCGATTTGGGATCATGGCAGAGAGAGCAACTGACTTGAACAGAATCTTGTATTTCATTATTAGTTTCAGAATCACACATTTCTCCCTCAGATTTGACATCATCCATCTCATCATCTTCACTGGTATTAAAGCTCTCCAAAAACTTGGACTGTTGATCTCTCATCCTTTCCTGTGTATCAGAATTCGGATACGATAATTAAACGTGAACGACTAGATAATATCACAACACAAACCAGCCAAAAATAAAAGTAACAGAgctcaaaatatatcaaattttatcTAATGCTGCCTGACAAAGAAATAAGGCCATGTCACCCCACCAAGGAATTTGAGTCTTAACTGCCTACCCAGTCATCAActaagaaaaatcatcaatacaCAAAAGAAGATATTATGGGCAACTATAACTATTTAAGAAGGGATTCGAAACTAATTTTCCTTGTCAAAATTTGTAGAAGCGAGCAAACTCTGTTATCACAATAAATGTTCAATGCATCTGCATAGTGACTTATATAAAATGGAAATATGGACAAACATAAACCTTCTACTTTATAAAAGCttagtttcataaaatatagACAGTGAAATTCCCCAACATATTTCAATCACAGGTTCTTTCATCCCTCGCAAAAGATATTGATATG comes from Primulina huaijiensis isolate GDHJ02 chromosome 2, ASM1229523v2, whole genome shotgun sequence and encodes:
- the LOC140971742 gene encoding E3 ubiquitin-protein ligase PRT6-like isoform X2 gives rise to the protein MSHAVVPKYLCNSRRDLVKTWMRLLASVQGMNAQKREMGNHIEEENENVHLPFVLCHSISNILSLLVVGAFLVSSNLGTREEKAYELVCEDQDCPRLAKVGRLSQESYISSITGKSSSDDSKTVDRFPVPSSALWLLHECLRSMENWLGLDNTVGTLGASSLKISNCSGNNFFALKRTLSEFRRGRLMFKSSSVSYCELSTSSEAHDKQSNIGIGSECGASTGQEAGFDDNMLEGESIIELERLRVLSLSDWPDITFDVSSQEISINIPIHRLLSMVLRTALKICYGESISSSFLNAGSADQSLARSSDFLGQILEGCHPYGFSAFVMEHPLRIRVFCAEVHAGMWHRNGDTPILFSEWYRSVRWSEQGQELDLFLLQCCASLAPADLFVKRILERFGLADYLSLNLEQPSEHEPTLVTEMLTLLIQIVKERRFCGLTTAECLQKELVYKLSIGDATRSQLVKSLPRDLAKIDKIQEILDTVAEYSHPSGMTQGMYRLLSPYWKELDLYHPRWNYRDLQAAEERYSRFCNVSALVNQLPRWTKIYYPLRGLAKIATCRTLAEIVRAVLFYAVHSEKLVASRASDAVLLTGLHLLALALDVCRVHKESGDPLCSEGDVIPFLAFATEEVSTSNNGDQSILSLLVSLRRMHEKENAENFMEAVKFSISSLVSSLLNKFSELEPGCMTKLQKLAPESANYFLNSVVNNSFKEAESTSESEKLKAKSRERQAAILERMRDQQSKFLESFNTSEDDEMDDVKSEGEMCDSETNNEIQDSVQVSCSLCHDPKSRSPVSFLVLLQKSRLLSFVDKGPPSWEQVTQSGKEHVSSIPTTYNGILPVNISDGSNVVSSSQLIDVVQSALNDLASLGQPAEVDCFLQFVKARFPSLKNVQLPCMSTDKMEGTPSSLETFEEHMYLLIKGSPSGSKNSDSPNKDGIFLASESDMERRGCAESLLLGKYIAALSKEPTDGPSASKINHSRSDRMQSEANTWHLEHDKFVPAGSDGIYVSSCGHAVHQGCLDRYLSSLRERYIRRIVFEGGHIVDPDQGEFLCPVCRGLANAVLPALPGDLRKIPQPSVVSTRNFMDVGYPSTSSEMVGSLRLQDALSLVQSAANVAGSNKNLAAFPSRNVSVISNLEPILRLLCGVYYPGQDKILETGRVSNSLILWDTLRYSLISTEIAARSRKSSLSSNYSLGTLYRELNSSSGFILSLLMDATQSIRTSNSLTVLLRLRGIQLCAKSLCYGASPNEYSSHLCQQGGSMLYILDNAEAEVQYPDTQLWRRLSEPVLACDAFSSLMWTLFCLPWPILSCKESYMSLVHAFYVVSVTQAILTYYRKKQGIISGLGCHDCLITDIDKAVGEYGEIVQCFDSYYVDATYGIYDSIRSLTFPYLRRCALLWKLINCSNSVPFNNGIQTWDESEYAECANNPAEELPEVEKLEKMFCIPALGVIIADKKLRLTASRWLRHFSEALRFHKSQCLVRCTPPVPFRLMLLPHLYQDLLQRYIKKCCPDCGALKEEPALCLLCGKLCSPSWKTCCRETGCQTHAMACGAGIGVFLLIRRTTILLQRSARQAPWPSPYLDAFGEEDVEMHRGKPLFLNEERYAALTHMVASHGLDRSSKVLRQTTTGSFFVF